A genomic segment from Chelonoidis abingdonii isolate Lonesome George chromosome 24, CheloAbing_2.0, whole genome shotgun sequence encodes:
- the TOR4A gene encoding torsin-4A, translated as MDESQPRTETPTAHKRISLLSSPMRAVIRLRRKVQFLKKSRLHLNLPREQSPELVQTRLLQRQISLRRTNLYNPSMSLFNQATFDNSQYFTFDTSVDQSMVNKYKRRKTRRKSRMVLYPESSKKYLPTEQKSKAKRCLLLLIGIICFQILNAIENLDDNLQKYDLDGLEKTMHREVFGQKVAVDRIMELLKDYLATHIHNKPLVISFNGPPGVGKSHVGWLLAKHFRSVMDNDFVLQYFVMHHCPNKEATPACQSDLSEKISEMVTRAEIEEKIPLFILDEVELMSPVLLDTLSRFFQPNQTNEFLNAIYILISNVGGSEITTFALQNVSSDLLHQQRKTEELLYIIQPILTHFHPLWKSAVIIPFGLLEKSHVINCILEEMMREGLYPDQSHIENLASQLSYYTTGGREYAITGCKQVGAKVNLL; from the coding sequence ATGGACGAAAGTCAGCCCCGCACCGAGACTCCCACGGCTCACAAGAGGATCTCTCTGCTTTCCTCTCCCATGAGGGCAGTCATCCGTCTGCGACGAAAAGTCCAGTTCCTGAAGAAAAGCCGCCTGCATCTGAACCTTCCCAGAGAACAATCTCCAGAGCTGGTCCAAACTAGGCTTCTTCAAAGGCAGATTTCCTTGCGCCGAACAAACCTGTATAACCCTTCGATGTCCCTCTTTAATCAAGCCACTTTTGACAATTCTCAGTACTTCACCTTTGACACTTCTGTGGACCAGTCAATGGTGAATAAATACAAACGGAGGAAGACCCGCAGGAAGTCCAGGATGGTGTTGTATCCAGAAAGCTCCAAAAAGTACCTTCCAACAGAGCAAAAGAGTAAAGCAAAGCGCTGCCTTCTCTTGCTCATTGGCATCATCTGCTTCCAAATACTAAATGCTATTGAGAATTTGGATGACAACCTTCAGAAGTATGACCTAGATGGGCTGGAGAAAACCATGCACCGGGAAGTATTTGGGCAGAAGGTGGCTGTGGACAGAATTATGGAATTGTTGAAAGACTACCTGGCCACCCACATACACAACAAGCCATTAGTGATCTCCTTCAATGGCCCACCTGGGGTTGGAAAGAGCCATGTTGGATGGCTGCTGGCTAAACACTTCCGTTCAGTCATGGACAATGACTTTGTGCTTCAGTACTTTGTGATGCACCACTGTCCAAACAAGGAGGCTACTCCTGCTTGCCAATCGGATTTGTCTGAAAAGATTTCTGAGATGGTCACCAGAGCAGAGATAGAAGAGAAGATACCATTGTTTATTCTGGATGAGGTCGAGCTCATGTCTCCAGTCCTGTTGGATACGCTTAGCAGATTCTTCCAACCAAACCAGACCAACGAGTTCCTCAATGCCATCTACATTCTAATAAGCAACGTAGGGGGCAGTGAAATCACGACGTTTGCCCTCCAGAATGTTTCCAGTGACCTTCTGCACcagcaaagaaaaacagaagaactGCTGTACATTATCCAGCCTATTCTGACCCACTTCCACCCTCTTTGGAAGTCTGCTGTCATCATCCCATTTGGTCTGCTGGAAAAGAGTCATGTCATAAACTGCATCTTGGAGGAGATGATGCGGGAAGGACTGTATCCCGATCAGAGCCATATTGAGAATTTAGCTAGCCAGCTCAGCTATTACACTACAGGAGGCAGGGAGTATGCCATAACTGGCTGCAAGCAGGTCGGAGCCAAAGTCAATCTGCTGTAG